The following proteins are encoded in a genomic region of Brachyspira pilosicoli:
- a CDS encoding MerR family transcriptional regulator, whose product MARRDENNNIDKNAKRNINAFDVYYFIKNKKYALPKYSFILKSKKRLMSIGEFLNLLEDNNIKNMSINLLREWDNKELLPAYRVERGMIRTESRYYIMEHLDIVKEIVKLKSYGFEIREIEKVVFENKSFEILFLSKLIKNKELLMKMKYIVKNIKHIEDELVSSICNEVKNIFNINDDDFKETFNDKYLNTILNDYKSSNLNPDELSVLLLSLILLSLYNSYDNNSFDRKKFSKQFYSIINENKNTT is encoded by the coding sequence ATGGCAAGAAGAGATGAAAACAACAATATAGATAAAAATGCCAAAAGAAATATAAATGCTTTTGATGTGTATTATTTTATAAAGAATAAAAAATATGCTTTGCCAAAATATTCATTTATTTTGAAAAGCAAAAAAAGATTAATGTCTATAGGAGAATTTTTAAATCTTTTAGAAGATAACAATATAAAAAATATGAGTATTAATTTACTTAGGGAATGGGACAATAAAGAGCTTCTTCCTGCATATAGAGTTGAGAGGGGAATGATTAGAACAGAAAGCAGATACTACATAATGGAGCATCTTGATATTGTAAAAGAAATAGTGAAATTAAAATCCTATGGGTTTGAAATAAGAGAGATAGAAAAGGTTGTTTTTGAAAATAAATCTTTTGAAATACTTTTTTTATCAAAATTAATAAAAAATAAGGAGTTGCTTATGAAAATGAAATACATTGTAAAAAACATAAAACATATAGAAGATGAATTAGTAAGTTCTATATGCAATGAAGTAAAAAATATATTTAACATTAATGATGATGATTTTAAAGAAACTTTTAATGATAAGTATTTAAACACTATATTAAATGATTATAAAAGCAGCAATTTAAATCCTGATGAATTAAGTGTATTGTTATTATCTTTAATACTTTTGAGTTTATACAATTCTTATGACAATAATTCTTTTGACAGGAAAAAATTCTCTAAACAGTTTTATAGCATTATAAATGAGAATAAAAATACTACCTAA